A window of the Bacteroidia bacterium genome harbors these coding sequences:
- a CDS encoding DUF3098 domain-containing protein, whose protein sequence is MVRRQKSNTNSNKEVPSVQLLNKSKEEHKTSSLSKNAMYSSHTAVPNNMVFTKKNYILLGVSIGIIMLGFLIMSMDKDTYGFWALSVAPVVLLLGFGMIFYAILYKDKTEQRGEKV, encoded by the coding sequence ATGGTAAGAAGACAAAAAAGTAATACAAACAGCAACAAAGAAGTGCCCTCTGTACAACTGCTCAATAAAAGCAAAGAGGAGCATAAGACATCTTCCTTGTCTAAAAATGCAATGTACAGTTCGCACACTGCTGTACCTAACAATATGGTTTTTACTAAGAAAAACTATATTCTATTAGGTGTTTCTATAGGAATTATTATGCTTGGATTTCTCATAATGAGTATGGATAAAGACACCTATGGTTTTTGGGCTTTATCTGTTGCGCCTGTAGTTTTATTGCTTGGTTTTGGTATGATTTTTTACGCTATTCTGTACAAGGACAAAACTGAACAGAGAGGAGAGAAAGTGTAA